The following is a genomic window from Methanoplanus sp. FWC-SCC4.
ATGTTCAGGTGCTTGATTATGCAAGGCATCCTCTGGTTGCCCTCACACACCGTCTTGTCAGGCACAATTAAAATTTTAAAAATATTCTTAATATAATAATTTATGAGCCTGAATGTGCTGTTTCAAAATCATCATTCAGAACATATTCTTTGACTATCTTCCCTTCTTCAATTCTAACTTCGGGCCAGATCCTTGTTCCTGAATGAACAACCGTTCTGTTATTCAGAACTGTTCGCGGCCCGATTACCGTATCATTTTCAACATTGCAGAAAACTCCAATTTTTGCATCATTGTCAATTATACTTCCGCTTATTGTTGTTGATGCTCCTATGTCAACGTGGTTGTATATTGAGGATGAAAATATTTTTGAATCATGTTCTATAGAGCAGTGTTTTCCTATGCTTGTGTAAGGCCCTATCAGGACATTTTCACCGATAACTGTTCCGGAACCGATGGAGACCGGCCCTATGACCCTTGAATTTTCTCCGATAGTTATTGAATCCCCAAGCTGAACAGGACCTAATACCTGTGCATCTTTTACAGTTACGTTGCCGCTGATATTTGTGTAATGAATATCCTGAAGTTTCCAGTGTTCTGCCTGCCTCAGGGACTGGGGGCTTCCTACATCTGTCCAGTTTCCTCTTGCAAGCCAGCCTTTGAGAATTATGCCTTTTTCCATTAACATAGGAAAAAGATCTTTTGCAAAATCAAATTTATCTCCTTTTGGAATATATTCGAAAATCTCCGGATTACAGACATATATGCCGGTACTTGCAAGATTTGAAAATATTTCACCAGGGGATGGTTTTTCCCTGAATCTTTTGATGTGGTAATTTACATCAATTTCGGCAATGCCATATTCGCAGGGATCATCAATGCTGATGAGTCCGATTGAAACCATACTTTCGCCTTTTGTGTGTTCGCGGTAAAATGACAAAAGATCGATATCTGTTATATGGTCTCCGCCTACTACAAGGAAAGGTGATTCTTTTAAATATTGCTCAGCGTTTTTTACGCTCCCTGCTGTTCCAAGTTTCTCTTCTTCCCTGACATAAGTGATATTTACACCGA
Proteins encoded in this region:
- a CDS encoding NDP-sugar synthase, translated to MKVCIMCGGEGTRLRPLTFERPKPCIPIVNIPSIQHLVSHLSNLGFNDIIITIGYKGDDIQNALGDGSLLGVNITYVREEEKLGTAGSVKNAEQYLKESPFLVVGGDHITDIDLLSFYREHTKGESMVSIGLISIDDPCEYGIAEIDVNYHIKRFREKPSPGEIFSNLASTGIYVCNPEIFEYIPKGDKFDFAKDLFPMLMEKGIILKGWLARGNWTDVGSPQSLRQAEHWKLQDIHYTNISGNVTVKDAQVLGPVQLGDSITIGENSRVIGPVSIGSGTVIGENVLIGPYTSIGKHCSIEHDSKIFSSSIYNHVDIGASTTISGSIIDNDAKIGVFCNVENDTVIGPRTVLNNRTVVHSGTRIWPEVRIEEGKIVKEYVLNDDFETAHSGS